In a single window of the Alosa sapidissima isolate fAloSap1 chromosome 18, fAloSap1.pri, whole genome shotgun sequence genome:
- the LOC121689334 gene encoding selenoprotein Pa-like has translation MWKGLVLALSLCLLPGSGGETGSSGGTRCKPAPRWTIGELEPMKESMGRVTVVALFQASUSFCLVQASKLDGLRLKLEEQGLRNISYMVVNDKAEHARRLHNKLAEQLPEHIPLYGQSPYDRQDVWKLLNGEKDDFLIYDRCGLLTHHVSLPYSILSTPYIEHAIRQTYCNSTCGKCYLESEATLDECDPSYNHSVPNNDHGADHGSHHGHGHNHGIDHGSHHGHSHNHGADHGSHQGQGHTHGERGVAQRQEQVHQHDTVGQRRQQHVHQLLQQRVQQHQHQHPHLLQQGQAQAQVPMDLGLEQGLGQAQVRHVREVRQEEDHRQP, from the exons ATGTGGAAGGGGCTGGTCCTGGCactgtctctctgcctgctcCCTGGGAGCGGCGGAGAGACAGGCAGCTCAGGGGGCACCCGCTGCAAGCCGGCGCCTCGCTGGACGATCGGGGAGCTGGAGCCCATGAAGGAGTCCATGGGCAGGGTGACGGTGGTGGCGCTCTTTCAGGCCAGCTGATCTTTCTGCCTTGTGCAGGCGTCCAA ATTGGACGGGCTGCGCCTGAAGCTGGAGGAGCAGGGCCTGAGGAACATCTCCTACATGGTGGTGAATGACAAGGCAGAGCATGCACGCAGACTGCACAACAAGCTGGCGGAGCAGCTACCGGAACACATCCCCCTTTATGGCCAAAGTCCGTACGACCGGCAAGACGTTTGGAAGCTCCTAAATGGGGAAAAGGATGACTTCTTGATCTATGACAG ATGTGGACTTCTTACACACCACGTATCCCTTCCATATTCTATACTGTCAACACCATACATTGAGCACGCAATAAGACAGACATACTGCAATTCGACCTGTGGAAAATGTTATTTGGAG AGTGAAGCAACACTAGACGAATGTGACCCTAGTTACAACCACAGTGTACCCAACAATGATCATGGCGCAGACCATGGCAGCCATCATGGTCACGGTCACAACCATGGCATAGACCACGGCAGCCATCATGGTCACAGTCACAACCATGGCGCAGACCACGGCAGCCATCAAGGCCAAGGTCACACTCACGGTGAGCGTGGTGTAGCCCAGCGGCAGGAGCAGGTGCACCAGCACGACACCGTGGGCCAGCGGCGGCAACAGCACGTGCACCAGCTCCTCCAGCAGCGGgtgcagcagcaccagcaccagcacccccacctcctccagcaGGGTCAGGCTCAGGCTCAGGTCCCCATGGATCTGGGCCTGGAACAGGGGTTGGGTCAGGCTCAGGTCAGGCATGTTAGGGAGGTCAGGCAGGAGGAGGACCACAGACAGCCGTGA